TATGAAGACGATTTTCACTCCATGAACTTCCTATCAACCACGAACTGATGGTTTTTAATGGGGAACGATAATCGTAGCGGGCTCTGCACCAATaggctttcttttttgtgtgtggATCAATACGTATATTTTGGACAACTCTCCGTtactttttgtattatttacacttttattttggttGCGCTAGGTGGCTGCAACGCGTTCGTAGCACGGTCGCACCGCAGCCCAAACGCATGCAGCAGTCATGCGGCTGAACAGAAGTCAACAGACGCAAATTACTCACCGTTGTAAGCATTTTGTATGTTGTCGCTCACATTCGAATCGAAAGCGCCTTGTCCATCAGGTGAGTATCCTCTAAAATGAAGAGTTAGATAAACATGTAAACAATCAATCAAATGAGATTAGCAGAGAAGttagagaaggaaaaatatggCACGTAGGCTTTGTTTACTCCAGCATTCCAGCTTAGTGACATAGGGATCAAATCTTTTCTACTGATAATAAACGTATGGAGAAGATAAGCACGTGCAAAGTTCACCTGAGAAAAACCACCGAGTATTGATTGATTCTTATGCACGTGAACGATGTTTGACTTGTCGGTGCATTCAAATCCAATGCGTAGGCGGTTTGGACCTTTAAAATTGCTCATAGGTCCAAAAATactagttttcaaatttttttagcgTAGCAATAAGACATTCACTAACCGCTTTATTCACATTTTCGGCCTTGGATGACTGCAAAACCAGAAGTAGTAAAACTATGCCAAACATTTCTGCAACGAACAAAATTTTGTAGATgcgcgacattttttttacaattgcAAACGTGTTGCCACAAAATGCAGGAAATTTGGCGTAATTTTCTCTATCCAGAATATGTGGGTTTCCGTGAGCGCGACTTGCGCACAGGTCAAGCAGGTGTCGTGTCGGTAAAATGATCGAAATCAGTGAATAAGTCGAAAACCCCGCTTTATTTGTGGTCTCTGCCAACGTCAAAATTCTATGAGAGTAACTGAATGAAAAGTTCATCAAGGAATGATGAACACCAGGGAAGAGGAAAGAGTTGTGAACGCTTATGATTCGATGATTTTATGCCTATTGCTGCGTCTTCACGACTATTTTACGATAACGTCTCTCAGCACAAACGTCGGAAGTTTGATAAGCCTCACACCAACGCACTACGCCATATTATTCATCATTGATTCGTCATGATTATTCGTCtcttaaaaaaatcgatatggagcaaaaaaaaaactatttgaaaatcggtataaagagaataaaaattgtaGTAGTAACAAAACAATCCACCGGATCGTTGActcattttttcaaggaaaattctaCGAATGAGAAACCCTCAGGAAAATCATGCAGAGGAGtagttttgtttgaaaaaaaggaattccaGGAAAAGTTCTAAAGGTAATAAAAGAATACGGTAGACTAATGATTCACTGCTTCGTACAAACGTCAGGAGTAAAGATTCGGTAGCAGAATTATGCAAGTAGGAATGATTTTTTATGGCTTCACTGTTtgtaggaataaataaatcaattccTACAAAACTCAAAGTCATAGAAAATTTTCCCCGCACGAAATCACGCGCGTGCATGAATGCATGCGCGAATTTTGCAGCATATTTCTGAACTTACTTCACCTGCCGGGCGGATAGTCGCAACAACCTTTCctgtgtttctctttttttttcatgctctTCTAAGACCGATGCTTCAAATCCAAAACCTCATTATCAGCGGTTTATCCAGTTGcttacaacaaagaaaattagcACAACATAGTAGTCTTATATTTTTACCACATCAACGAGATCTGGTCTTTGGCATATAGCTAAGGTTTTAGCATTGTAAGATAGTTCTGAATACCTATCAATCTTTCGGCGCACCCACGGCATGGTTTAAGTGTAAGTGGAAAccaattttcaggaagaaaaaactcttttctaAGCGCAGTTAGCTATGTTGCGCTGAGCAGCCACGACGCGCCCGCAACGCGACGGCAAGACCTGCCTTGAGCATTCTGTGGTGTAAAGTTTTCGTTCCGTTAGTCGTCCTGTGACGATTATAAGTAGTGATATAGaagtttaattttcttttgaatgtgAAGGGTTTTACGAAAGAGGACCGAAAAAGGAGAGTAACTGATAAGAAAAGGCAAGAAGGCTTTAGGAATGAGGCGATTATGCGATACCCTTTGCACTAATGATCATACGATGTTTGTTTATTATCTTTTGACTAATAGATTGTTTTCCTAAAAACCAGAAACACAGAATTCccatgaaaattttatttacattgtCATCTTCATAATCCTGTAATGAAGACATACGCCGATTATTAATAGTGAATGATTCGTCTGGTATGGcgaaaggataaaatttgTTCAGTAACCAATTAATAATACGTGAAGCATTTGATCACAACTATAGCAGATTTCACTCAAAAACCTTTTGTAGCTACTGCATAATCCTTTGTGAACGCGTCTAAGTAAGGATATACAACTTCGTCGAGAAATTTCGCTCTCTTCAAGTACAATAAAATCACTTGGTGGACATAGAGATACTGTTGCTCAgtctaaaataaaagaaagtttaGCAGAATCATGAATCGAAAATGCAGTGCTAGAGAAAATGTTCTGGATATTGGTAGGAAACGTCCATCTAGACGTGTCGCTTTAACCACCCTTTGGCCAAAGTGGCAATAATATATGCCCTGGCATCGAGGTCCCCAGGAGAGTTACCGAACACAGTCGTGTGGTTCGTTAGCTTCTCCACCACTTGCTGATTATCGATTGGCAGAGGCATAGAGCTCGTTCGAAAATCACCAGCTGGTAGTGGTTCACGTGTGAATTATAGACATCGAACGCTAGTCGATTAATGCTATACCATTTCCTTTCAGGAGCGGAGATTCCTGACGGCGGAGGCGGACAAAACCGCGCCTCCAAAGTAAGGAATCTCCGCTCCTGAAAGGAAATGTTCTTCTCTTATAAGCTAGAACACCCTGCCTGCTCGACGGTGTGCGCTCAAGGATGCATGACACTACATCGTCGACGCTCAATTcgagcttaaaggcatcactccacgaatctgaggtggtacggatttcaggtggagtactcgtatgcgggatagtagattatgaggaggaaagtgattccgtccatttcttcctaattgccgtaaaaaacggcccagaagttacggcttcaggcgttctggcgcactattttctaaaaagagCTCGACgtgagcgcgccagccttgtgcggcgccgcatcttccgggccggtttttacggaaattaggaagaaatggacggaatcaccctccttatcataatctactatcccttataggaatactacacctgaaatctgcaccacctcagattcgtggggtgatgcctttaacgtggGAACTAATGACGGCAGCAGAGGTCAAAGGTAACATATCgcgaatttgacgtggtgagggaatctgcggaaaaagctagagttggggttgtagattgcagaacctggttccgttcatctctctctaatcgtcgtaaaaaatggcatGTAAGACGCCGCTTTTCTCGACGATCTCAGTGGCAACGCGCACCTCTCGTGCATGCGCCGCAATCTATTGTGaacggtcgaagatcagtgatgtctcctcaccagcctattgaAGCAAAACATTGAATAGGCCACTGAAGGGGCTGTcgtagaggagcgttctaacgtatcccGTATGAACTAAAGGGGTTCTCACGCcactttttacgacgattagggagagatgggcggatCCCTCAATATACGACCTATCTTCAGATATTCCCTCGCCAGATagatgtcagattcgtggtatgctggccTTAAGGTGAGGATACTTAGATCTAGGGGATGAGGGCCGCTTCCACTGCGCAGACTCTTACTGACTCGCGGTATGCAATAGCAAGTGTGGACAATAGTGGTAGCCCAATTCCACCTTGTCCAACTCAGCTGCACTAGGAGTTGCAATTCAGACGCCTCACATTGGACAATCATAAGAattatagtaaggtcaaaacgacataaagcacgtaagaaattgcgtaagcggttcctcttgaggcgcttcggtggagcatAGTGGCTGATAGCGTGGTGAAACGCTTGCTTGCATCACCCATCcctgcagtttgcgacagCCCCAACTAGGTCCCAACCGCTGCTCTCCATCgggccgtttcgagcgcgtacgtaaatgcaccgcgactacactcgtcattcatgtcgttttgaccctactgtacttttctttttcttatagtGGTCGAAAAGCAACAGAATTGATACATGTTACTCGGCATCTTAGCAGCGTTAAGACCTGCGCGTCGTCGAGGAACCCAGACTAACGAAGTCACTAGGAAATAGCTCTACTTCTTGGAGGTACAAACagcaaaaggaagaaaatatcgTGCGGCAGCGTTGTTCTACTCAGGATATCATGATGAGCTGGATTGGTCTGATTACACCTTGTCTTTAGTCTTGGGATTCGGtatgtaagagaaaaaaagtcaacCTGGATGCTATTATTTCGCTGTTTTCGAAGTTCCAATAGGTAACCATTAATCTCTAGGAGAGGTTCATTCTTGTGCAGTAATTCCATGGCATGTTGGATCAGTACCATACAGCCGGTTCGTCCAATACCCGCCGAGCAGTGCACGATTATTGGTTCACTGAAACATGAAGTAAAATTAgttcaaaatgaaatgtgaGCACTGTGAACTGATGCAGATCAAAAGGAGGGAGTGTGTACGAATGAACAGGCAAGGAGTTCGCACGCGTTGCGGTAGATGCGTAGCGCGCACCGAGCTGAACAGATTTGGCGCCGACTTTGAAAGAGGATAAAGTTCTTGGCGATGATCAGTCTCTTTGAGATGCGCTGACGGGTTCGACTTTAACTCGGAATCATTTGAGATTTATGCACGCGTGGGCAGCCCATACAACGACTTTCGAGGTCCAGTCGATGTTCcgctgtttttatcctcccggacaattCTGGCAACAATTAATCGACTTAGAAAGGACCAAAGGTTTCGCCAACAATAGaaagatttcaaaatattgaCCGCGCAGTTGCACTGAACCTCTTGCCTGGGTTACACGTGCACAGTACCAAATGAGCACGAAACATACATATTGCAAAACTAAGATTTCGATCAATATGTGGGAATAACTAACGTGCTTTCTTTCAGTTTCGCTAGAATAGCTATTGGAGCAAGATCCGCCTCTGGAACTCCACGATCTGGCCAATCTATCCATTGATAATGATTACACATGTGTGTAGGTTGTCCACTAACATTAACTTCCAGACTGGTCACACGGACTTTCACTTTTGTTTCAAATGGAAACGAGAACTAAACCAATCAGTACTCATCATTCACATGCTACACAGATTAAATAAACGGCAAACATACTGGTTCTTGTTTCTTACAGGTGACCGTAACATTGTCCCCAAACTGAAGATTCTGACCTTCTTGCATTGGAAAATACTCAGCGCACTTCTTtgcattctaaaaaaaaagaaacaggaaggaagtttgaaaaaaatctttctttatttctggGTTTCTTACCTGTTCGATGAAATTGCATAGCATTAGAATTGAGGAGGACTTCTCTTGTACAACCATACACCAAAACTCTGGACATGTCTTGGGTAGCGGTGCCTTGGAAAATAATTGTTGTCAGCTTTTTTGGAATAGAGAGGAGAGCGTGAACTTGTTTCTACTGCGGGTACATTTTTGTACAAGAATTAAAATGATAGCCTTTTAATCTATGCAAcgtagctaaaaaaaaactgatgatgACGTTGACGCCAGACGTGCTTCCTATGCTTGAGTGACCGCAAAGCATAGGTAGATTCGCGGAGATTAGCTGGCTGGAGTTTTTTTATAGTCTCGCCACTCATCCTCTTCTAATCTAAACTCTAAGCAGATACCTGGTTGAGGGTAGACTCCGATACCAAGCGAGTTCGTGTGAGTCTATTCAGATTAGTGCTGTCACATCTGCGACAGTAATGCATTTATAGAAGGGTCAAACcacatgaaccacggtgcagttgcgtgagcggctgcgcttgaagcggcgtgATGGTTACTGctgttggaatcgacgtggtCGCTAACTACAGCTATGGTCCCACGTGTCGTCGTTCAAACTGGATGGTGTTAGCGAGGGTCTTCACTCGATCATACCGCTCCGCTCTATCGTGCCGCTTCTAGAGCAGCTGCTTCCGCTGccgcatcgtgcttcatgtcgttttgtctcTACAACAATTACTGTTTGTACTTCAATAACTTCAGCACGGTGTCAAcgacgtatgtatgtatgtatgtaatcaGGACAAGCAATCTGAAGGTTGGTGCACTTGTGTAAACAGTAGCGCTCAAAGCGACGTgctggagctagcggttgtaATCGAGATGGGATCATCTGCTTCGAGATCTGCTTTGagtgcagtcgcttacgcagctgcgcTGAGCTCGGGTCGTCTGATTAGACTACAACCCTCTAAGAAATCACAAGTCCATGATTTTCTCTCTACGCTCGTCCGCACTCCGTATATCAAAAATGGGTGGGAAGCACTTGTTATAATCGCAAATGGCTTGATTGTAGGCCCAGTCTCCAAAGTAGTTTCCTTTAGTTTCCAGATCAGTTCCGTTTTTATAGCAGTCAAGTGTGTTAAGATCTGATACATACGTTGCAAACAAGTACTTGGTTACCTTTGCAGTACAACTTGCAACTCAGGTTTATATGAGACTGAGGTGTTCGGTTTCCGAAGTACATCTGAGTCTGAGGTGGCCTAGCCTCTTTTAAGTTTACACAACAGTCGAGTTATAgggtttcaaaaatttgtagaGGTAATCAGAAGCTCCCCCATTACTATTTTTACCATCTATGTCCTCGTAATGTTTCGATGGCTAGTTTTTTTGGTGTTGCGGTCAATGCGTTTCTTCTTAGTCCTGCATTGATGCTGGGAAATGGCGGGGCTTGGTCGAGAATGGTTGGTTCTCAGTTGGTGCTTTCAACACTATGCGGAACACTTCAAAAGACGAGCGACTTTAAAACTGGGACTATGCATGGTCATTCGTTCGTCCTGATCGACGACAGGTCGTCACCGTCAAAGTTGGGAGATGACAGTGAAACCTTAACCACAATTACTCTGCAAACATGACTCAGAGCAAGCACagacgaatctgacgtgagaGAGGAATCCGCGGCGAAACCTAaagatgggattgtagattgcgggatccggggtggttctgttcatctctccccaatcttcatttaaaaaaaatgatggggGAGCCTtttcagttcctacgagacGTTAGGACGCTCCTCTATTACACGTTCCAGTCCCCTAAGCAGACTtctcattggtttcacttgaatagactaCTGAGGATACCTTATTAATCTACGActgctcgcacgtggatgcggtgcgtacacaaaggtggtgcgttgcaactgaaattatcgtgaaaacagaaaaatccacgccgtttttcacgacgattagggagacgTAAGCGAAACTGCTCCGCAGTGTACAATCCAATCTCTAGTCGTCCTTAACCACATCCGAGCTGTTTGATCTTTAACGTGagctcgcatagaatctaTACATTCGTCCCTGTTCCTCATTGCGAGACATTACATTTTGAATGAACTGCCTATCATCACCAAGAGTCCACAGGATTTTTATCATTCAAAACTTCCTTCCTTAGAAGGATTTTTCTACTGCGAGCCTGTCTTCGAGATAACGGGGACAAGACTACTTCAAAAGCCCgagcaagatgttgatgcCTTGCACACATTATCCGGTGGCACTATCATATCCACTTCTACCTAGAATTCTTAAAACTTGAAAGTAGCTTCGCAGTTTTTCTCTAGTTCCCTATCACGGTAGGTAGTGCTGCCCATGTTTCCTATCCCTGCACCTTAATAGCACATTGCACATAAGTAgattcgcagcttgacttcgttggagGTGGACAGCAGGAAAATGGACAAGGGTTGAGAAGCCGAATAAGATTAAAATTGCCAGAAATCTCTCTTGTAGCCGCGATCATTTTTAAACAGACAGCTCGAACAACCTAATTCATCCAAACAACAGTCACCCAACATGAAATCAATGGGTTATCGGTCTACCCTGATCCCCGTTGAACATCTCGAGCAGATCCAGATCTGCTTCAATCATCAGAGCGGAGCTGTATTACGTTGGCTACAGTAACTTtaatacaaggttgacaacatgttgtaaTTCTGCTGGGCTCAAAATGAATATTACCACAACGTTGATGTAATTTAAATCAACTAAGTGACGTGTTGGTGGTGCTCAAATGACATCAACAGAGCACTGCTCAGTTGTTCTCTGTATGATGTCATCAACAACAAAAGTGAGCAGAAGGGATCCACCTCATCCtcttgtctcactccagttttCACTTTAAAGtgcatccggctggtgttcatGTTCAGCTGTTCATCGGTTCATTCTCTTCATGCCCAATTGAACGCGCTAACTTCCTTTGAATTCCATTAGCGCAAAGCTCGTTAAGAAGCAGATCTCGACTAAGGGAGTCAAAAGCAGGTTTGAAGTCTGAGAAAGCTGACCGCATAGGGTCAGCTTTCTCAGATTTCAAACCTGCTTTTGACTGTCATATTAAGGGTTAAGAGCTGACTATCATACTTCAACCATTATCATAATCCGGTCCTTATACCTGCAGAGTACACGAAGCAGTTATATTCCTCGGTAATTATTAGGTTTTGTGACAGATAGCTTCTTGTGGAGTGGAATTATGATAGCTTGTCGCTGCCGgcgcagttggaatcgaggtgggaccgtcgttatctgcagcaatgaacggtagtagtaagggtcctcactcgatccgaatcgctacgctcctccGCACCGTATcgacccgcttacgcaactgcaccgtgcttcacatcgttttgactctactatagtgATGAGATTAGAGTGTCGGAAATCGATATTTTAGTAAAGTAACTGAAAATGTGtcaaaacaattcaaaaaatgcGTTCTTTAGGCGGCCGCGTTTTGAAATGCTTTAATCTTATAAACTTCctatgaaattaattaatacttGTGTACAGATGAATCGTTTAGAGTTGTTTGGTGTTGATACATAATTCGCGTGAATATAGGATACATTGCCAATATTCAACACAACACGACGATTATCAAGACAACCAACATCCTAAAACTATTGATTTCTATACaaggttgagaaaaaagaaggaacttCAGATAACGAACCTTGTATCGATTTCTACCATTAGCAGTTTGTGCTACAAATTCAGTCATTACTGTGAAGTCATTTGTACGTTTCATACTTTTGAATTCGGCTACTAAACCATTAACTCCTTTTCGTAAGGTTGCTTCTACAAAAACCTTCACCTTAAATATCACAGTTACTGTTTAATTTTGTGTAGGCGCTCAGAAATTAGGCCCTCAATCACGACTAGCCTGAGCGCGTTTTAATTTTCGATCTCGGCGTTTGATAGATGACCCTTTTCCAGGTTCATGAAGAGGCATACCAGATTGTGTGGACGTTCTGAATCTTATTTGATGAAAGTTCTGATTGAACAGCAATTTTGACGGTTCTATTAAATAGAGAAGTTCAAAGTCACTATCAAACGTTTATAAACAACAACTCTCACGGATCATCTTCTTTCTGTTGTGTTTCACATTCATCACTAAAATATAACCAATGGATGTACAAGATGACTGaatctttgaagaaatataataACTTGTAGAAGAAAAGTGATACTTTGAGGTACGTTCTTTGGAATCTAATTCCCTTTTCTTCCTCCTCATAAGCTTTATTCTAGCCGCCTCTCTTAAATATGTTCGGATTATTACTGGGGCAAACTCTTCTAAAGTCGATTTCAAATCACTTTTTCATCttcgtttgctttttttttctgtcaaaaatggatttaaaaaaagaaagaactgttAGTCTTCATCAGAATTTAAACTTAAGCTTAGCTGTAGTTTAAGTTAAATGAATGAGACATACTCGCTGCTTGGTGTGTCTCCTCGatctgaaaacaaaagaattgatACCTGAGTGTCAAAAAGCACAAGTACTTATCTAACAAGGCTCCGAAAGTCGACATGCTAGGAATTGTTTACGTTTCAGGATGCATTATTTTCTGATGTTTGATGGACAATGATTCCGAATTCCGAAGGGAGGGGGCAGAGGGGGAGAGGCAACTTCAAGCTCCAATCTATTGTATATACTGTAtcatcttggcatgttgaaaatCCTCTTTCGAATACAATAAATGGACCTCCGTGGTTGCGTGTTGGTTAGAAATCTCAGATTACGTTTCGATACGCACGATTCTTCAGAGTTATGGAATTACGATTCAGGAAAAAAGGCTTCTATGACATATTTTCACCGTAGGAcgttaaaaagaaatggactgtGGCTGTCGGAGAGATCAGAATAGAAATCTTTAAtgaatttcttcatcttcctcttttccgAAACGCCATTACTACAGTAGGGtcataaagcacggtgcagttgcgcaagcggctgggctcgaagcgctgcggtggatcgtaacggttggaatcgttGTAAAACCCTCGCTAGGACCACGCATCGCTGTAGTTTCCGATGGTCCAACCTCAATTTCAACCACTGCGTCCatagcgcttcgagcgcaaccgcttaggtgcttcaggtcgttttgacctgactacacATTCAGGTTCTTAAGGTTTTTATTGCGTTACTGTTGTTGTTCAAGGTTTGATGAGCAAACCTTGAGGGAAcattaattcttcttttccaccTTTACAGCTTCAGTTAATACTACTCCTTATTCCTCACCGAAGTATTCTTTGATCTTTTCCACGCAGATCTTTGCGAGCACAGACGTGTATTCATTCTTATTTGCCTGTTGTCTAGTGTAGTATCTTACCAAAGACCGGCTAATAAAGCTTGGTGATCCAACTGTGATAGTTTGAGAACATTTGTTATTGAATTTTAAGCTTTCTCTCCTTTCCTGGGAGTCTCTCCCACAACTCTGGAGCTACGTCTGTGGTTGCCTGACGATGATGCGGTTGATATCAGGACCACGCATGCTGCTACTTCTCTCGGTGACCTTACATgtactaaacgcaatcagccATTCGGGTGCGGTATGAGCTGTTTATCTTGCGCAGTTATGAAGTTATTCAAGTTATTATGAGTTAAAAGTTAttcaaatattacaaaaaggtGTTGTATACTCAGCTATCGCCAATGTCTATAACATTACGAGTGAAACTCCT
This is a stretch of genomic DNA from Necator americanus strain Aroian chromosome II, whole genome shotgun sequence. It encodes these proteins:
- a CDS encoding hypothetical protein (NECATOR_CHRII.G5102.T2) encodes the protein MMILIVRLIKDDREDDEVGGSFYNHFTSRADASTVNNMFLIRRMLNMPGSAVKSMRNRGDTPSSEEAARIKLMRRKKRELDSKERTSNDECETQQKEDDPTSTQSGMPLHEPGKGSSIKRRDRKLKRAQVKVFVEATLRKGVNGLVAEFKSMKRTNDFTVMTEFVAQTANGRNRYKDVGCLDNRRVVLNIGNVSYIHANYVSTPNNSKRFICTQAPLPKTCPEFWCMVVQEKSSSILMLCNFIEQNAKKCAEYFPMQEGQNLQFGDNVTVTCKKQEPFSFPFETKVKVRVTSLEVNVSGQPTHMCNHYQWIDWPDRGVPEADLAPIAILAKLKESTEPIIVHCSAGIGRTGCMVLIQHAMELLHKNEPLLEINGYLLELRKQRNNSIQTEQQYLYVHQVILLYLKRAKFLDEVVYPYLDAFTKDYAVATKGF
- a CDS encoding hypothetical protein (NECATOR_CHRII.G5102.T3) produces the protein MMILIVRLIKDDREDDEVGGSFYNHFTSRADASTVNNMFLIRRMLNMPGSAVKSMRNRGDTPSSEEAARIKLMRRKKRELDSKERTSNDECETQQKEDDPTSTQSGMPLHEPGKGSSIKRRDRKLKRAQVKVFVEATLRKGVNGLVAEFKSMKRTNDFTVMTEFVAQTANGRNRYKDVGCLDNRRVVLNIGNVSYIHANYVSTPNNSKRFICTQAPLPKTCPEFWCMVVQEKSSSILMLCNFIEQNAKKCAEYFPMQEGQNLQFGDNVTVTCKKQEPFSFPFETKVKVRVTSLEVNVSGQPTHMCNHYQWIDWPDRGVPEADLAPIAILAKLKESTEPIIVHCSAGIGRTGCMVLIQHAMELLHKNEPLLEINGYLLELRKQRNNSIQTEQQYLYVHQVILLYLKRAKFLDEVVYPYLDAFTKDYAVATKEMFGIVLLLLVLQSSKAENVNKAVQTAYALDLNAPTSQTSFTCIRINQYSVVFLRGYSPDGQGAFDSNVSDNIQNAYNAGLGIEVYMTPSLTSTKTGPEQFQEMYRNLEGRFDVRAIWLQVTMPVKWEPYISKNVEFISSIINAAKANGLTVGIYTNPYDWKQITNDWTGPTSTLLWYWNVLGAGPMAESSDDFGDFHPFSIWSNPSVKQFGQQENICGQTVNRDIYSITASVASKPSTDQNGRIRIGGYV